A segment of the Heptranchias perlo isolate sHepPer1 unplaced genomic scaffold, sHepPer1.hap1 HAP1_SCAFFOLD_50, whole genome shotgun sequence genome:
gtttatcagatgaatgtttactgcaaagagcagctgggaaactcctgcagtaagtaatggtcagggtcaggtgcacaaggctgagtgactttattgtgcagcctccaggcatcacctttagaaatgtcaaaattaaatccacaagagtgttaccccagaacaaacatgaactgtctgacctgcttcatctgctgctgttctgctggtcagcactctcacacactccaggctgattacatagTTATTTTTGTCCGTACTTCATTgtatctgttctctgtttatatcgtttaTCTCTGTTGATATTCTGTGTGttattctatcttgttatttccacttctacttccatcaaTTTGTAATcctttgtcagtctctctctctcgttccatccatgtctgcttgctctctctcattatatatatttatatatttatatatatatgctttctttcactctttctttctctctttatatttctctccagtctaacaaactcactttatttatctccagctctgtgtccctctgtctgtacCCCtctttgtttccatctctctctctttgtcacagaccctctcccctttatgtgaacctgttttaattttctgcgctatttaaccattatatttcttttgccctgtgttccctgtctctgtccactcctctctccatctctctctccttctgtctttctctgtctctctccctgcctttctgtctttcttactctctctgtcccactatctccctgtctttctctctgatccttcTCACGGTCTCCCTgtgtcgctctctgcctctctctctctctctttctcgctctcactctctgtctctccctcgctctttatatcactatctcgctctctcacactctttatcGCTGTATGTTCCTCTCCGTCTCAatgtcagtcactctcccctctctctccctctctgtatctctgcctgtctcagtctctctccctctttctccaactCTCTGACTTTATCtcgttccttctctccctccccctctccccctctctctgcctctctctctccctcgccatttATTTGgcgtgcacccattctgatctggcCCAAAGCAGCTACTTTGATTCACAGCTTTTCACATTTTGCTGTAtcaccatttagttgaagtccagctgggcTCTTTAGGACTGCCATTTCGAGCAAAATGCATGTGTCGCctgcagaataaatcctgccttaataggtcagattttcaataaaatataacatcagaaccatatttcagatcatttcagggctctgtgctgctaatatataatgtactttccatcccccgggaagtgtaggggatggagtatgaaatgggatttagttctagtgcttgaaacccttcagctctttcgatgatttcactaatttaacaattagattgagtgggtatttcaccgcgttcttcagctcctctctgaatttagtctgggtcaggacataaatacacgtgtttgtgcaggaactgagaagctgcagcatccttGCTGTGTtttctgtgagataaacagggtcagtgtaggagtaataataccgaatgtctgcaattcgcacataaatgaaaaatacaacatgtgtcagccacaacagtataaaactgcccgatatactgaagagtaaaataatggatttctttcggttctccatctctggatcactctgattctctccattgctgcggccccggagtcccctgcggactctactggacactaaaatacgcctgaccgtcagaacattgagcagtaaaatcagacagaacgggataaaaggggttaaaatgaggtgaaacatctcaaatgcggcccatgcgggggaagtacggaagctcggtttacccacacaaccccagggaacattatcaattatatagtaagggtcaaatgcaaagtaccaggggacactttCTAAACaggccagcacactcactgttcccagaaccacagccgccgttctctcggtgcaatatttaattttcagcttctcataacaaatggccacaaatcgatcaaaggtgaaagcgaccgtgaaccagacagaaacatccgTGGCTGCACCTCCCAAGAAGATTATCGAACTACACACAGGAGTAATGTTCAGGAATGAACCTGGGAAATACATTCCAACAATCCACACCAATATCACACGAGTGacaacgaccatgagatcggccactgccattcccaccaggtagacactgatacatttggagagaccgcactttcctcgggacaggatcactatcgccaccaagttaactgtaagagagagaaaaagaagcagagaaattactgatcagacctggagtcaaagcagcaggttgagaggatctggggtgaaatttccagctttgttgctgcatcgaagggttgaaagtgattgattgacctgggcagcgctttcgggcagggatatgttttaaaacacaatgatcaataatgaattgggagatggatacagaaagtgaataaagtgagcaccggatccactggaagggctgagtgagggcgcagtgccggtggggaagggagaaggggttttacacaccgggaatccagcggattaaagccggatttgggctccggactgacgggaaagagagggaagggtcaggaaggtgagggggcgggggaggtgcaGATTGTGTGtcgctctgggttaagagagctgacagtgagtgaggttgggagggagacaaggaaaagagtTGTGTAAATGAACGTGTGGGAGCTGGAGGGGAATGAGGGGCAGGTAGTTTGCGAAAACGGACAAACTGaagtaagggatgaggagacagaggattcattgcattgggaggagaggctgggattcacagggagagactgcagcagagtgtgagaggaaatctaatctattggTCTCaggaacacaatccaactaatacattcaactgttcatttctgtggttatcgatgtcagggaacctgtgctgGGTGTAAAATGtctttaataaatttaatttctacattcaattaaacttaaattgaaaagtattaataaaatcaaccacgttgttattgaattcagccgaactttaaaaatacagaatccgaataattcattatgatcaagacatttctgattctattcttgaagtaaattgtAACTATATTTAGTGTCAAGTTGGAAAAcatggaacattcacaaaaaataGACTGAggtcctgacagggatataaacacgaggagcgagtcccacaataaaatctaattcaatctgaccacatcataataacaccttcaaatcacattttctatgtttaattgcactggaagtttcagcagttcattctgatgaattattcacaccacagcctctcgctttccctctcagtccccctctctatcgctcactctactctctttctcaagtccattttcatatccgattaaatcctatcatcctgtgcctgcattctgttcaccagccccgtgttccaccgatcctattctcagtgttagtttgttaaatagtgaagcctttgtggaatagtttaatgattctacagatcattcaattctccacctgttcacctacactgttcactgcatcgacaaatcatggaataaacagaatcaaattcCACTTCCAGACAGAtcttaaaataattaagattccttctcctgtaattataaagtaaagggatagatAACAAACGCCAACATCACACTTATAATCTAAGGAATCTTAGAGggtctcctgattccaacagatacggtgcaaattgagacaacataacaaccaaacatttcattttacagtgaagtccagtaatAGACAGTCAGTGTATTCATTCTcaatgaagcagagaaggagatttgaaagtgtcagcagcaaactcagttcagtaaccagacagctgaagcggcgtcagatacacacataatgaaataatatttcagaacagtgataaccaataaatacactgaaatctcagttaaactggagcatgttattggggagggaggacactgcactgcctccttgtaacactgagaccttgagctgtctcattatcaatcactgaaaacacattgatgaaaacatattccaggacaggttagttccacaaaatgaaactgataacagctcctgatggtctgataccaactctttgcCCAGACGCCAAATTCCAATATATTCCAcacagagaataatccattaACAATGCCAGCTTTGTACATACAaagtcattacagatataatgtaactccGACAATATCGAAAGTTTGGAAGTTAAAATGATATCATTTGTCAACAATAGATTCAATACAGGAAATAAACCAGtatcaatgccagggttggatataaaagggtCATTATGGTTAtcatgcagctcctacaagaccgaaagagcagagacttaacatattccatcattcaaccaatagaacagaacaggtgactgtgttaAACATGGTAGGAGAAAACATCATatcccaagtacagcagcagagtcaacactgatttacaccattaacagctgagataacggcttacctggaactccaatcgctgcaagaacaggataatagatGTCTTCCatctgatggattactggatattccatttctgtgagaagcactgacttctgttaccctggaaaccacagctccagcaggcactctgagctgatccattccaacaagccctgatttatacaggggataagtttccactgacacggttttacccctgaccattgctattagttacagtcagtttaacaaacacattacatcagcagctttgactccgctgtaaataatgtggtgaataaagcacaaacatctcaaagtccacgatattacttaatcagacctctctcaggaataaagtttaaatctgttctcatacaggactgatccaacaataataaacggcttcatttacagtttttatataactatattgaccatgttcactcctggtgtttcatttataatttagacagatgtctccgcagtgtgcactgaacccagggacacaagctgacccgtttcactctgttcctgcagtttcccagttaaaatatgaattgtgagtctctgacacgaggacagttaaagggcaggttgaggattgcagcctagaaatacctgggtgatattaggggacggacactgaacgtgtcccattgacattcctctctccgctattttactgcagatgttaacccgtttattctacattggtgaacggctccagtaaaattgttcccgtgtaacaccgagctcagctcatga
Coding sequences within it:
- the LOC137314004 gene encoding probable G-protein coupled receptor 139 — translated: MEYPVIHQMEDIYYPVLAAIGVPVNLVAIVILSRGKCGLSKCISVYLVGMAVADLMVVVTRVILVWIVGMYFPGSFLNITPVCSSIIFLGGAATDVSVWFTVAFTFDRFVAICYEKLKIKYCTERTAAVVLGTVSVLACLESVPWYFAFDPYYIIDNVPWGCVGKPSFRTSPAWAAFEMFHLILTPFIPFCLILLLNVLTVRRILVSSRVRRGLRGRSNGENQSDPEMENRKKSIILLFSISGSFILLWLTHVVFFIYVRIADIRYYYSYTDPVYLTENTARMLQLLSSCTNTCIYVLTQTKFREELKNAVKYPLNLIVKLFNRLEMLNGLQFP